The following are from one region of the Thermoproteus uzoniensis 768-20 genome:
- a CDS encoding phosphate signaling complex PhoU family protein, whose protein sequence is MEIRKLIRIGERSYGITLPREWVESNQLRVGSPIKILTEANKILILPATAEGVAVTATLKEEDPEKALRDVIAYYIEGVDEIDIESGNISALVGRVEGRLPGVVALESEGKLKLRIVTKEDVNVDEVVRSMYTTVMAMFHLFLDFIREHNEENAKELLRMDDQLDRLYFLSLRIIKKNIYQNPQGFVDYVIVVKNLEHMGDALDRATNYLRQNKVGCHKELVNEFETLQKYAEEAAKSFLENRHEGALKTILERESVFKRLLALSTCEGVAPIMHEAMLITALAADIAEAAYSKYIRQRT, encoded by the coding sequence ATGGAGATTAGAAAGTTGATAAGGATAGGTGAGAGGTCGTATGGGATAACTCTTCCGAGGGAATGGGTTGAGTCTAATCAATTGAGGGTAGGTTCTCCCATCAAAATACTTACAGAGGCCAATAAGATCTTGATACTTCCCGCGACAGCGGAGGGCGTAGCCGTCACAGCCACGCTAAAGGAAGAGGATCCGGAAAAGGCGTTGCGGGACGTCATTGCATATTATATCGAAGGCGTAGACGAGATCGATATCGAGTCCGGCAACATATCAGCCCTAGTGGGTAGGGTCGAGGGCAGACTACCCGGCGTCGTGGCGTTGGAGTCCGAGGGAAAGCTTAAGCTGAGGATAGTGACCAAAGAGGACGTAAATGTGGACGAGGTGGTCAGAAGCATGTACACGACCGTCATGGCCATGTTCCACCTATTCCTCGACTTCATCAGAGAGCATAACGAGGAAAACGCGAAGGAGCTACTACGCATGGACGACCAGCTGGACCGCCTCTATTTCTTGTCTCTGAGGATCATAAAGAAGAACATATACCAGAACCCGCAGGGCTTTGTCGACTACGTCATAGTCGTCAAGAACTTGGAGCACATGGGCGACGCCCTTGATCGGGCCACCAACTACCTAAGGCAGAACAAGGTCGGCTGCCACAAGGAGCTCGTCAACGAGTTCGAGACTCTGCAGAAATACGCCGAGGAGGCCGCCAAGTCGTTTCTGGAAAACCGGCATGAAGGGGCTCTGAAGACTATACTGGAAAGGGAGTCAGTTTTTAAAAGACTCCTGGCGCTCTCAACGTGCGAGGGCGTCGCGCCGATAATGCACGAGGCCATGTTAATAACGGCTCTAGCCGCGGATATCGCGGAGGCGGCCTACTCGAAGTATATTCGGCAAAGAACATAA
- a CDS encoding DUF1614 domain-containing protein: MLRTIGVGLAESVAVAAASTFLSLLLSPFHVVIYTARRRVYYPAFGVMYVFGIPIPVPQIAVQEQIARLAVNIGGALIPLILSTYIFAKLPALYMLGTVLAALAASVAVYFMSRVVPGVGVVTPGFLPPIVAFLFSLWAGRLTPAVAYIIGVYGTLLGADVYNIRKILAQMPPLASIGGAGVWDGIYLTGIMAATLGLLFR; this comes from the coding sequence GTGTTGCGTACTATAGGGGTCGGCCTCGCGGAGTCGGTGGCCGTGGCCGCGGCCTCCACGTTTCTCAGCCTTCTGCTGAGCCCCTTCCACGTAGTGATATATACAGCTAGGAGGAGGGTCTACTATCCCGCATTCGGTGTTATGTACGTCTTCGGCATACCTATACCTGTGCCCCAGATAGCCGTGCAGGAGCAGATAGCCAGACTCGCCGTGAATATAGGCGGCGCCCTAATACCGCTAATTCTATCGACCTATATATTCGCCAAATTGCCCGCGCTGTATATGCTGGGGACGGTCCTAGCTGCCCTAGCCGCATCTGTCGCCGTCTATTTCATGAGCAGGGTCGTGCCCGGCGTGGGGGTGGTCACTCCGGGTTTCCTCCCACCGATCGTAGCGTTTCTGTTTTCTCTGTGGGCTGGCCGACTAACGCCCGCGGTGGCCTACATAATAGGCGTCTACGGCACTCTGCTGGGGGCCGACGTCTACAACATTAGGAAGATCCTCGCCCAAATGCCTCCGCTCGCCTCAATTGGCGGGGCCGGCGTGTGGGACGGCATATACCTCACGGGAATCATGGCGGCTACTTTGGGCTTGTTGTTCAGGTAG
- the ribC gene encoding riboflavin synthase gives MDCIGVVDTTFARVDMASEAIDEIKSLAPDVEVRRVTVPGIKNTIWGAKKLAREGCTALLVLGWVGPSLTDKLSYLAMSIGLIELQIHMDVLILDVTVHEDEASDERELKTIAVDRARKHARNLVALMRGDLSKFAGMGLRQGRPDVGPII, from the coding sequence ATGGACTGCATAGGCGTCGTCGACACCACGTTTGCGAGGGTCGACATGGCGTCGGAGGCCATAGACGAGATCAAGAGCCTCGCCCCAGACGTCGAGGTGAGGAGGGTCACGGTGCCCGGAATCAAGAACACCATATGGGGCGCCAAGAAGCTCGCGCGGGAGGGCTGTACGGCTCTGCTCGTTTTGGGCTGGGTGGGGCCCTCCCTCACCGACAAGCTCAGCTATCTGGCCATGTCGATTGGGCTCATCGAGCTCCAGATACACATGGACGTCCTCATACTCGACGTGACGGTTCACGAGGACGAGGCCTCCGACGAGCGGGAGCTCAAGACGATCGCCGTAGATAGGGCACGGAAACACGCAAGGAACCTCGTGGCGTTGATGAGGGGGGACCTATCCAAGTTCGCAGGGATGGGCCTAAGACAGGGTCGGCCGGACGTAGGTCCTATAATTTAG
- a CDS encoding CopG family ribbon-helix-helix protein translates to MKRFGVSLPDELAREVDRISQELGVTRSAVVAQAVSNFVQTYSQHLRDGHRCLGAVLSLAEGMEVVSEIMEEYKDLIANYSHMHIGDRCLSVFVVYGDGKRVGEFLMGLSEKAVKTLFTPLE, encoded by the coding sequence ATGAAGCGGTTCGGCGTATCTCTGCCTGACGAGCTGGCGCGCGAGGTAGACAGAATCTCTCAAGAGCTCGGCGTGACCCGTAGCGCCGTGGTTGCACAGGCCGTGTCGAACTTCGTCCAGACCTACTCGCAACATCTGAGAGACGGCCACAGATGCCTCGGCGCGGTCCTCTCGCTGGCGGAGGGCATGGAGGTCGTCAGCGAGATCATGGAGGAGTACAAGGATCTCATAGCCAACTACTCGCACATGCATATAGGCGACAGGTGCCTCTCGGTGTTCGTCGTCTACGGCGACGGGAAGAGGGTGGGCGAGTTCTTGATGGGCCTTTCCGAAAAAGCAGTCAAGACCTTGTTCACGCCCCTAGAATAA
- a CDS encoding (Fe-S)-binding protein: MEDWIRALRDLVVDNLKRNRFPLPADRSICSRWASGLPEGGRRVLYSSCMYQLAPLIAKAVDVLQKVGASSGGVRAKLAAAGARVFGGFLLKPSDEEARRADGILRNIATMLSKAGVQFGVLRDEPYSGALLYELGFEEDFASYAREVYRYFKERGVEEVITVDPHTHYVLERVYPKYVERFDLKVVSYMDLVKPSKASVVKAVVHDSCLYARYLDRYDVYRRLLDSVGVVHVEDPYVTGKAYSGCCGGPIESVRPDVAGEVAKIRVRQLSKLSDTVITVCPICYVNLSRAASGLKILDLAEVIS; encoded by the coding sequence ATGGAGGACTGGATACGCGCCTTGCGGGACCTCGTAGTGGACAACCTAAAACGTAACAGATTCCCCCTGCCTGCGGATAGATCCATATGTAGCCGGTGGGCCTCCGGCCTGCCCGAGGGAGGCCGCCGCGTGCTGTACAGCTCTTGCATGTACCAGCTCGCGCCGCTTATAGCCAAGGCCGTCGACGTGTTGCAGAAGGTCGGCGCCAGCTCCGGAGGCGTGAGGGCCAAGCTGGCGGCTGCCGGGGCTAGAGTATTCGGCGGATTTCTTCTCAAGCCCTCGGACGAGGAGGCTAGGCGGGCCGACGGCATATTGAGGAACATAGCAACTATGTTGAGCAAGGCCGGCGTACAGTTCGGCGTTTTGAGAGACGAGCCGTATTCAGGCGCCCTGCTCTACGAGCTGGGGTTCGAGGAGGACTTCGCGTCGTACGCCAGGGAGGTATATAGGTACTTCAAGGAGCGGGGCGTGGAGGAGGTCATCACAGTAGACCCCCACACCCATTACGTGCTGGAGAGGGTATATCCCAAATACGTGGAGAGGTTCGACCTCAAGGTGGTGAGCTACATGGACCTCGTGAAGCCGTCCAAGGCCTCCGTCGTAAAGGCGGTCGTACACGACTCCTGCCTATACGCCCGGTATCTGGACAGATACGACGTGTACAGGCGCCTGCTCGACTCCGTAGGCGTCGTCCACGTGGAGGATCCGTACGTGACCGGCAAGGCCTATTCGGGATGTTGCGGAGGGCCTATAGAGTCGGTCAGACCGGATGTGGCCGGCGAGGTCGCCAAGATAAGGGTCAGACAGCTCTCCAAGCTCTCCGACACCGTGATCACGGTCTGCCCCATATGCTACGTCAACCTCTCCCGGGCGGCGTCGGGGCTCAAGATACTGGACCTCGCCGAGGTGATATCGTGA
- a CDS encoding (Fe-S)-binding protein produces the protein MISEIDRCARCGFCEAVCPTYNAVRMRHMGPRGRLQMARAVLDGGVSSRYVVESLATCLRCRACELVCPASIRIVDAIVEARKRLYARA, from the coding sequence GTGATATCGGAGATCGACCGGTGCGCGCGGTGCGGCTTCTGCGAGGCGGTATGCCCCACCTACAACGCCGTGAGGATGAGGCATATGGGGCCCCGCGGGAGGCTCCAGATGGCGCGGGCTGTTCTGGACGGCGGGGTCTCGTCGAGGTATGTGGTGGAGAGCTTGGCCACCTGTCTTAGATGTAGGGCGTGCGAGTTGGTGTGCCCCGCCTCGATAAGGATAGTCGACGCCATAGTGGAGGCGAGGAAGAGGCTCTATGCGCGTGCCTAG
- a CDS encoding M67 family metallopeptidase has product MRVPRRFVEEARERCSPREECAALLFGAGDSASRWAWMENVAKSPVEFKLDPERVYGAIVDAERLGLELVAIFHTHLGAPVPSPLDLKYMRMWPVVWIIGRVGTMELKAWRLERGVLREVDIYLS; this is encoded by the coding sequence ATGCGCGTGCCTAGGAGGTTCGTGGAAGAGGCCAGGGAGAGGTGTAGCCCCCGGGAGGAGTGCGCCGCCCTACTGTTCGGGGCCGGCGACTCGGCGAGCAGGTGGGCCTGGATGGAGAACGTGGCCAAAAGCCCTGTGGAGTTCAAGCTGGATCCCGAGCGCGTGTACGGGGCCATTGTCGACGCCGAGCGGCTCGGCCTGGAGCTTGTGGCCATATTCCACACGCATCTAGGCGCGCCGGTGCCCAGCCCCCTCGACCTAAAGTACATGAGGATGTGGCCTGTCGTATGGATCATAGGCCGCGTCGGCACCATGGAGCTCAAGGCCTGGCGCCTCGAACGCGGCGTCTTGCGAGAAGTCGATATATACCTAAGCTGA